One genomic region from Anabaena sp. PCC 7108 encodes:
- a CDS encoding NAD(P)/FAD-dependent oxidoreductase, producing MLPLQIVVIGGGAAGFFGAIACAEANPEAKVTLIEASRQPLAKVLISGGGRCNVTHACFSPEELVLNYPRGGKALRGAFTRFQPLDTVDWFAAHGVNLKTEADGRMFPITDRSETIAECLIKAAFTAGLELSIGTPVIAVNRQNEGFEIILKSGEKKYCDRLLLATGSSIIGHKLARELGHHIETPVPSLFTFNIADPKLRALAGISLSSVDLRLSVTGKTRLQQTGPLLITHWGVSGPAVLKLSAWGARILHEHRYQAKLFINCLPNLQQEEIREKLLAVKQEWPRKAIALHRGVDIPHRLWQYLINRASINTEDRWAGISHKTLNQLIQEISQGEYLINGKGAFKEEFVTCGGINLKDVNFKTMESKLVPGLYFAGEILDIDGITGGFNFQSAWTTAYLAGTAIT from the coding sequence GCGATCGCTTGTGCCGAAGCTAATCCTGAAGCCAAAGTGACATTAATTGAAGCCAGTCGTCAACCTTTGGCGAAAGTGTTAATTTCTGGTGGGGGACGCTGTAATGTCACTCACGCGTGTTTTTCCCCAGAAGAGTTAGTCCTAAATTACCCCAGAGGTGGAAAAGCCTTGCGGGGTGCTTTCACGCGTTTTCAACCTTTAGACACCGTAGATTGGTTTGCTGCACATGGTGTAAATTTGAAAACTGAGGCTGATGGGCGGATGTTCCCAATTACAGATCGTTCGGAAACCATTGCCGAATGTTTGATTAAAGCTGCATTTACGGCTGGATTAGAACTTAGTATTGGGACACCCGTGATTGCTGTCAACCGACAAAATGAGGGTTTTGAAATTATTCTCAAGTCAGGAGAAAAGAAATATTGCGATCGCTTGCTTCTGGCTACAGGTAGCAGCATTATCGGTCATAAACTCGCCAGGGAATTAGGTCATCACATCGAAACACCTGTTCCATCCTTATTTACATTTAACATTGCAGATCCCAAACTACGTGCATTAGCCGGAATTAGCCTAAGTTCCGTAGATTTACGGTTATCAGTCACAGGTAAAACCCGATTACAACAAACAGGCCCCTTGTTAATCACCCATTGGGGTGTCAGTGGACCAGCAGTACTCAAACTTTCGGCTTGGGGTGCAAGAATCCTCCATGAACATCGCTATCAAGCCAAATTATTCATCAATTGCTTACCCAATTTACAGCAAGAGGAAATCAGAGAAAAGCTTTTAGCTGTAAAACAAGAATGGCCAAGAAAAGCGATCGCTTTACATCGTGGTGTTGACATACCTCATCGCCTCTGGCAATATCTAATTAACCGTGCCAGTATTAATACTGAAGATCGCTGGGCAGGTATATCTCACAAAACCTTAAATCAATTAATTCAAGAAATCTCTCAGGGAGAATACTTAATTAATGGCAAAGGCGCTTTTAAAGAAGAATTTGTTACCTGTGGGGGAATTAATCTGAAAGACGTTAATTTTAAAACCATGGAAAGTAAGTTAGTACCTGGTTTATATTTTGCCGGTGAAATCTTGGATATTGATGGAATTACAGGTGGCTTTAACTTCCAAAGTGCTTGGACAACGGCTTATTTAGCGGGAACAGCAATAACATAA